One genomic segment of Natrialbaceae archaeon AArc-T1-2 includes these proteins:
- a CDS encoding DUF2267 domain-containing protein, with amino-acid sequence MQYDDFIGEVQHRAQLDSREAALNITRATLLTLSERVQPGDADNLGAQLPEEIGRFLETVDDVERFGMDEYLFEIADSEGAPA; translated from the coding sequence ATGCAGTACGACGACTTCATCGGCGAGGTCCAACACCGAGCACAGCTCGATTCCCGCGAGGCGGCGCTGAATATCACCCGGGCGACGCTTCTGACCCTCTCCGAACGCGTCCAGCCCGGCGACGCGGACAACCTCGGCGCGCAGCTTCCCGAAGAGATCGGGCGGTTCCTCGAGACGGTCGACGACGTCGAACGGTTCGGGATGGACGAGTATCTGTTCGAGATCGCCGACAGCGAGGGAGCGCCGGCCTGA
- a CDS encoding universal stress protein: MAEHVLVPVDESEQSMQALEFALEEYPDATITAFHVIDPADFYAATGIEGGAMANYEQIRENHEQRAENLLGDVRDRADEKGVEIETEHVIGGVSRSIIEYAEEADVDHVAIGSHGRTGASRILLGSVAEKVARRSPVPVTIVR; encoded by the coding sequence ATGGCAGAACACGTCCTCGTCCCGGTCGACGAGTCGGAGCAGTCGATGCAAGCCCTCGAGTTCGCCCTCGAGGAGTACCCGGACGCGACGATTACGGCTTTCCACGTCATCGATCCGGCCGACTTCTATGCGGCGACCGGGATCGAGGGGGGCGCGATGGCGAACTACGAACAGATCCGCGAAAACCACGAGCAGCGAGCCGAAAACCTCCTCGGGGACGTCCGCGACCGGGCGGACGAGAAGGGCGTCGAGATCGAAACGGAGCACGTAATCGGCGGCGTCTCCCGATCGATCATCGAGTACGCCGAGGAAGCGGACGTCGACCACGTCGCCATCGGCAGCCACGGACGAACAGGTGCCAGCCGGATCCTGCTGGGTAGTGTCGCGGAGAAAGTCGCTCGTCGCTCGCCGGTGCCGGTGACGATCGTGCGGTGA